The window TAGGTTATTAGTTTAGCTTCGTTAATTTATACTAAATTATGGTTAGGTCATGTATCAAGTTGATAAGTTTCAAAATCGATTAACATGAACAAAGtcaacttaaataataataataataataataataataataataataataataataataataataataatgtattattattattattattattattattattattattattattatgtgttaaGGTTGTGTAAACATCCCGTAGACACAATATATTgtattatgtttttgttgttttcattatGTTGATTTTGTaaaccatcaaatttaaaagttatctGAAAACTTCCACAACAAATGAGTCATTGAAtgagattatttaaaaaaaaaagattactaaaaagtgtaaaaaaaagtacaacatGAAGACTTCCTAGGATATTATCCATCCTAATACTACTATCATCCAAACATGATTAACTACAAAGTTTTGATAAGATCTAGTGCAttagtaataatataataacacatTAAATAAGATTATAAGTTGTACAATCTTTTTATTATAGTCTTTCTCTTATCTTCTTTAACCATTTCTACCAAGTAGGaatactcttattttttttttttagctttagttGTGAAATGTCATCttttatttgatgttttattttgtattgtattttattttttctttcaaattttcataatatgataatattttaataaactaatcTAACTACCACACCTGAAGTAACTTGTCACCTATTTCATCTATTTGGGTTTTAAAATAGATCAAATCCAATCCAACAAGGAGGTTGTACTCATACTTTGTGGCAGTTGCTCCAAAAAATTGCTTCTTGCCCCAATTttgagtactttttttttttttttaatctttcgaTTGGTCAATCCAAGATGCAAAAGCAATTACCAATCATGATTTTACATCTGGATTTACCAATGTGAAAGGTAAAAAAGGTGCATGAAATGATTTGTAAGGTGTAGCTAGGAATCAATTGGCCCTTTGTATACAAGAGAACCACTTCCTTGACACCCACAATTCGGTCCAAATCTTCTCACTTTCAGTGTCCtcctttttacctttttttgttgttgatttttttatgtaaatctGACAAGACCTTGGTTCTTCTATATTACTTCTGGTCATATTGTAAGAAATAAGTTGTAGTGTACAAGAACAGTTCTCCACCTAGATGCCACTCTAGCATTTTCAAAGGAAGAAGGAAATAAGAATTGattcttactttaagaaattacCAAATAAATAATCTACATTGGAAATGGTCTTGTGGTTCTCATCAACGAAAGGGGTTCCATAAGTCAACATGCATGATGCATGTGATAGAAATCCAAGACCCCTTTCGTTGGATGTGGAGGCTTACTAGAAGTTGACCTCACTCATCAACTTATGTATCTAGTGCTGGTAATCGTGGGAAATTGCACGGCCACCACAATAATAAGAGAAATATCAACACCATTATAATCAGATAGTGCCAATTATTTTCCCCTTAGTTTAAacgtttaaaatttctaataagtGCACATTTAACGttcctatttttatctttctatctTTCCTTTGCTATGGGGATGGAAGAATATGAAGTGCTGACATGTATGGCCACGTGTCTGTCTTACGTGGAAAGTCCTCTTTACTagaattatttgaaataaaaacaaaaacaacagcGAAGGATGATATCTATAATGATCCTAATCTATTTGGTCATTTTGGTCGTAGTTAAAccatttacaaaattatatgattttgaaaCACATGGAAACGGTGCTATATTTTTCAATGACCTTCGTTACCTTCCTGTTGATCATAAATGTTCTCACTTCTCTCAgtattcattaaaattataatttatgaagcTAGTACAGCATAAGATGCAAATTCTATGCTTTCCATTATTCGAGATTAAGAAGTTTGTACCCAGAACAAGAAAGTTTATGGTTACCCACGCACTCACTACGCTGCCGTATAATTTCGAACAATCATTGTGAAACTACAACCATAACcgtaaattaaagttttaaaattataatgatataTTTAGGGTATATATGCTTAGATAAATTTCtccaaaaatacttataaaaaataaaaagaaaaaaataaaataagtttctatATAAGTTAAAACTAACTTATGTcttatgcataagctaaatataagttttttgaaaaaaaaaactaatttaatttacaagtaacctaattttagtttatataccGAGAagctcattcatttttttttcttattttcttttcatgtaAGTGTTATGGAAAAGTTTATCCTAATAAACCCTTAACCTATTATAACAAGGTAAACTAAAACCAAAGCCAGAAAAAAGTACTGAAAACTTcgaatatatatacatatgataTAGTTACTTTTTATTCTGGTATGGTTTCTAACGCTGGTTTCCACCCATGAAAACCCTCGTCATCTCTTCTACACGCATCTACACCACCAACTATTCCCTTTCCTTGCACCAAAGACAACACCTCGTTAACAGAAATCCCTCCTTTTTGCACCATATCCTTTAGCTCTTGCTTACTAAGAACCAGCTTAATCCTAACCACACAACCCTTATCTTCCACTTGATCATCCTCATCAGGTTCAGCAAACCTCACCCTCTTTTTGTTCACTTTTTTTGATGAAGCCTGTGGCGGCGGCACGAGGTAGTATAACTGGCCCTTGAGCAATCTTGTGTAGGGGTTGAGATGGTGTAACACTGGTGGTAGTGACTCGGATATTGCATGGCCCCGAAACTGGTTCAGAACCTGGTGGACTCTGATGGGTGCTTTGTATTCGAGGATTTTGCCGTCGCTTTTCATGACTCTTACCACGTTCCGTTGTAGGACTATGCAGTTCCCCATGGCTTTGGTTTGTTTATTTCTCGGTGATTGcagagtttttttgtttttgacaaTTGAAGAGGAGGAGTCACTTTTGGTGCTGTATTTAAAACAAGTGGTTGTGGAAAATGCCCTCCTAGGGCTCTAGTATTACGCAGTAgaccatttttatattttattattattattatagatcTCTCAAATTTGAGAAATTATACAATCTTCTGGGATCACCACGTCAGCTTGTGGTCCTCACCAATAAACAGTTGACACGTGACAATTTAACAAAGTAGCATGacttaattaacaattttaaaatatataattaatcagTTTATCCGTCCATCTTTTATGgattatcattaaatttagaAGCAGCAATTCTTCAAATATCTCCTCCctgtatctttttcttttcacttttagctattctgaataaatatttaacataggAATCGATACTGTGACTACAAGATGGATGACACATAATTGACGTACGCTGGTCTCTCTCCAGAGCAACAACTCTTATTCCCATAAAATTACTATCAAAATTCTTCAAATGGTTGggacaatttatttatataatatgttatatataactcACAATATGATGAGTTAAGAGCTGCTCTGTCTGATATGATAAAAGATACGTGGTTTCTTCTTGGCACAGCATAGCAATGAATACTTACCGATGTTATCGTTTCAGTGGAAGATGGTGGACATGATTGTAGagcaattatttttgaaaattttaaatttaacatcAGTAAAAGATATTTGCAAATTTGTTGTTTcaaatatgatattatataatatcTTAAAGATGGATGGATAAACTGATTAAGGGTATCTTTTAAAGCTACCGTTTAGGTTTTATTTCTCATAAACCATGCTGCATATCTGAGTTTTGTTAAATTGTCACGTGGCAATCATTTATTGAGTTGGATCACAACTGACATGGTGATCCCGGaccataatataatttttcccTAAATTTCTGACACCGTGCTACATGCTAACACAAGTTATATATTCAGTTAATTGGTCAAGTATAttgaaaatttctaaaaaattcaTGTGTTTGGAGTTCAACTTCACAGTTTTGTACTAATAAAATGTCTCAATAAGTTAAGGATGGAAAGTGTTTATTATAAACTATCCTTAGtcatataaaactattttggtATATTATAACAacatatattttacattttaagaaattattgtatattttattttaaaaaattctattaaaattGACATTAATTGCACGATTTATCCAGATTAGTTCAATTGCTCAAATAAGTGGCACATATATAAAACTAATCTAGAGCTAGTTGGTCACATCTAATAAAGAATTGGATCAGTTATAACTACAActaatgattttgaaataaaattttctagATCAGCTGTCGTTAAAATTAATGTAGAgagtgtatttattttttaaattatataacaaCTATATTGTTTCTTTGATGTAtaatatttcaattcaaaatctatataaacataaccaaagaTATTGACCGAATAGTATAAAATAGTCCAACCACATTGCATTGTCAAAACATCATGgtgtatatttaaaaaagattaatatcCTTATTTCTCTCATATTACAATCCtcttgttatataaaaaaaatattgtatatcaAAATATAAGTACAAATTTCTTATTACAGTgactaaattgaaaaaaatgtctATAATTTCTCTATTACAAGTGCAATTAAGCTATTTACATAGGTTAAATGTGAGAAATTTGactattatttctttttgttttttattgatcAAATAGGATTTCAATTCTTTCCTCTAAAGTAATTAACTCCTCTTCTCAGCTCTCTTTGTTCCACATTTATGTTATTGTAAATATCTATTCAcattatattcatttatttttaatatagttaaTTAGCACCCACAACTTTGAACAATCAACAAAACCCATTTTAATTTCCAGTGGTTTCTAGGTTTAGATCTAGTAGAAAATGAGTGCTAGAGTGTATGAGGTAGTGGTGGTAGCATTATCAAGGAtgaattatgaatatataaCTCAAGAGGAAggtttataataaaagaaatgtgaAAAGAAAGACGGAAGTGATAGTTACATTGGAGGAAGAACTTAAATTCCTATTGGATCAAATGAAAAACAGAAAGAATGGCAAGTCAATTTTCTCGAATATGGCCCATATGTAACCATAAAGAGAAGATTCACGATCTcttaatttgttgttgtttatgcaaacaaaaattcattgagTGAGTTGACGAAAATGTTTAGAGCATTCTGACAGTACTATTTGGATCTtcaaacaaaacacacacatGTGATCTatatagaaaaagataaaaagtattagggtttaaaacaaaagaaacaaggATTTGAAAACGAAGTCATAATTAGAGAGAGATGGAGAAAATTAATTACCTCGTGAAGAAATGAGGTGTATAAAGAACAAATAATAAGCTAGGTTAGGGTTTGAAAGTCAAACACACTAAGAACAAAcacttttgaaaaagaaaatgaagagatgcatgaagagaaaacaaaattaactgaAGTCATATTTATATAAGAGGGGAATCAATGCCAAGACATACGCCTTCAATGTAAACATGCATGAAAGTACTTTCCTCAAGCGTCTTAATTAGAACAAAAATTATTAGTGCATTAATGAAATTAGAAAGAAACTTATACTTGATTTTTTAGATCAATTGTACTAACAACCCATCGCTTCTTAATATAACCAATCTAAAAAGTCtgttaagaatttcaaatgctATATAGGAAATCAATATTCTAGATCAATATTACCCAACTCAAAAGTATTTCTAGATTAGTTCTCTGTACAAACTATCCAGAAAAGTATTTTCATATTAGATCTTTAGTAATTTAGGTGAGATGTTcatcataatattaaaaatatcattacttCATATACTATACAATTTTTCTAGAAACTAATACTTTTGtatgtgaaaaatattttttgtactaATTAATAATCCCTACTTTGACCGGTTTGACTAACTAATTTGATCCGATTTTTATAACACGTTCTCATTAACTGAGCTAAGGAAACTGCAAAATTTAGtgttttaaatgaaattaagttaaatttttaccttaataaattttaaaaaagttaataataaatgtttggaatataaataattaaaatgtaacaCTAATaattaacttcaattttttttgtatcattaattttctttagaACATTTCACTTACTACCTTTAGCAAGACCTATtcttttaattacatattttttaatcacaaagtttaaatataagattttacttAAAGATATGTTTTGGACCCATCGGGCATACCATATAGATCATGATGACAAGCCAATATCTTGCATCAACAAgaggagtgttgctaggtgcacccagcattattgttggtgcacccagcattctaaaaaaatgacaaaattgtccttgtttgattttcctcttacggatcaagtttctacacccttttcaacttctttatttcaattatatttaaagttatatttaaaattattttttattagttggtaaactaagttaactagaccatttataataatttacatatactataactaagttaactagaccatttataataatttacatatactataactaagttaactagaccATTTTAATAACACGCGTGTATATAGACACAAATGGAGTACACAatcaatggaaataaataaaactaacattactaatgaaaataaataaaaccaacaatacTCATGAAATGGGTTCATGTACAATATCTATATATACATGGAATATCAAtagaaaatatgtaaataaactaCGCCTGATCCGTGCGCTGTCTGCGTCTAGACCTAACATATACTAGATGGTCCTGTGTCACACTCCTGGCCAACTGAGGCATTCTCCGATCACCTCATGTGTCGATGAGCCAGGCGTGACCACCCCTAGACTCAGATAGTGCTCCAACCTCTCAGCAATGTCATCACAAACTTCCTGttacatacaaaacaaactgattacacaaattattatgcaaatattgaggtaaatgacgtaaattattaatattacttaccactgcatgtctaggCTCCTCCGCAGATGTCGACGATGCTCCTGGCTCCGGCACGTGAGGGATATCCGTCTGCGGGGCCTAAGGGACGACTCGGGGCTGCGGGGTGTGACCATGAGGTAGAGGATCTAATGCGTGGCCtggtgtcatgaaaggatgCGAGACGCGGAAGAACCAGTTCATGTAGTCACTGGAACACTGGCCTGACACAACGCACACCTCACCTGTTGGAACGATATGATCCTCGTAGTGCATCCACCTATCGTATATATCATCATATGAGACCCATGAATCGACAGGAGGAGCAGGAATGGTCTGCGTGTATCCAAACTGCCGCACGATCCTCTCTGGTCGGTAATAAACAGCAACAGGCCCCCAACGCAAGAGACTGGAATAGCATGATCTGACGTGGAAGTCCCAGACCGATCGGTGCTCCCCATACGGGATCCAACAGACATCCAGAATTCGGAGTCGGTCCATGCGCTCCTTGTACGCCGGCGTTCAAATGCTCTTCACGGTCTTCTTCGTCGCAATCCACCTACACGCACGCGGAGAATCCTCATTGTACTCCTAATCAGCAGTGGAGTCCGCGACTGACGGAAAGTGCTCGTAAATCCAGCACTACAGATGtaacatcaaaattataaacattaataatgaaagtgtaacaaaatttaaagttgaacatTGTTGAGGTTGAacgaatgaaaaacatatttgttaccTGCAGCAGTGTGATGTAACCGCCAAGCTGTCGGCTGTGGCTCATAGATGCATTGTTCAGTTGGTCGTACATATGCACCAAAGCAACCACTCCCCAGACGTACCTCTCCGTCATACTGAGGTCACGAAGGGCCTCCAAGTAGACAACATGGACATTGGTTGCACTATTGTTAGCAAACAGAGTGCAacccaaaagatgaagaagatatgCGTGAGCTGCAACTGTCCAATGACCTTCTTGGCATCGGCGCTTATATATATCACGTACCCATTACAGGCGTACGTACGGTCCACGACACTGGGCTGTCTCAGCCCTAGCAGACTTTGTAGAGACCATCAATAAGTCCACCAGCATCTGAACCGCATTGTCCACGTGCAAGGGCTCAAAAGCGTGTAAGTCGCCCATCACAGGAAGATGGAGAAGCGAGGAGGCGTCGTCCAGCGTGATGGTGAGCTCTCCCACCGGGAGATGGAAACTAGATGTCTCCTGGTGCCACCGCTCCACAAACGTGGACAAAAGTCCCCGATCGCCGGTGTCTACCGAACACGCGATCAGAGGACTTAGTCATGTACCAGCAACAAGTCCCTCAATGGCAGGGACAGGCTTGCCTAAACTATGGACCTTTCTCACATAAGAGGAAAGCTTCAATTCAGGacgctcctgaattgaagtataaaggaacgcaaaattcgttaaaatcatcatttaaaggaaaactaatttcaatcataaagtataatttacaagtaactaaaaataaatattataaatacctctcTCGTCCATACGCTGCAAGCAACATGATCCGCATACTGGGTCAACACGGATGGGTCGCTCGAACCACCCGGAAATCCCTCATGCTCATCCTTAGTAGCCTCTGCGCCTGTGTCCGCAGGAATGTCTGCCACAATGTCCTCTACAGCAGCTGGTGCCTCCATCGGGTCATCCTGAACATCTGGCGCAGGGACCACTGGCTCATCGTGCGCCGCAGTTATAGCAACTCGCTGCCTCCGTGCGGATGCAGTAGGCCGTCGacgctgtggagcatcatcgaAATCATCACGATCTCCTCTGCCCATACCTCTGCCAGTAACCTAACCTAAGGCACGACCTAATCCTCTggtcctaaccatgatctgaAAATGAGTGCCAAATATTCAATCACCGATTTCATTCACTCAAATTTCATTGGTCTAACGCAAATTTCATTGATTGAAAGTCGCACAAGCTGTCAGACTTTCATTGATTGTAGGACATGTATGTCAAGAAAGGCTACACATGTTAGGCTTTTATtgggttagtttttattaagtACACTATATGATTGAATGGAAATTGATTATGGATCctaatattattgatattagATGAACAAagccaaagaaagaagaaatcaaTCTTCTTGAAATGGAAGCAACTCCATATTGTTTCTTGATGATCCTTTGTTCATGCtattaaatgtgttttttcaTGGTTACTCTAGTGTTCAAAACTGATTTCCTACACAAAATTTGTGGCAGTTATTGTATCATTTTTCAGTGAGGTGTGCATGTTTTAATAGGTTTGAAATTAATCGAGAACTAGCTCTTAGGATAGTTGAAGACAATACTTACTATCCTAAGCTCAAAGAATTCTGCAAACCACACAAATGTTATGTTGATGAGCACTATTTTCAGATAATGTTAACAATTAATACTCCTCATCTTTTGGCAAATAGAAGCCTCACTTATGTGGACTGGTCAAGCTTTATGCTTATTCATTTGGTTCAACCTATAATTTTTGGAGCAACTAGATAAAGAATGACCAATCAACATTCAAAACAGAAGACAACTTCTCATAGATTATCCCAATAAAAAAGCAAAATCCCTTTCTTTGGCTCTCAAGTGACAAAGGTCATAAGCTTGTTCATGTCCTCATGGGCTTGAG of the Glycine max cultivar Williams 82 chromosome 13, Glycine_max_v4.0, whole genome shotgun sequence genome contains:
- the LOC102664911 gene encoding protein MAIN-LIKE 1-like → MGRGDRDDFDDAPQRRRPTASARRQRVAITAAHDEPVVPAPDVQDDPMEAPAAVEDIVADIPADTGAEATKDEHEGFPGGSSDPSVLTQYADHVACSVWTREERPELKLSSYVRKVHSLGKPVPAIEGLVADTGDRGLLSTFVERWHQETSSFHLPVGELTITLDDASSLLHLPVMGDLHAFEPLHVDNAVQMLVDLLMVSTKSARAETAQCRGPATNVHVVYLEALRDLSMTERYVWGVVALVHMYDQLNNASMSHSRQLGGYITLLQCWIYEHFPSVADSTAD
- the LOC100793955 gene encoding uncharacterized protein, with product MGNCIVLQRNVVRVMKSDGKILEYKAPIRVHQVLNQFRGHAISESLPPVLHHLNPYTRLLKGQLYYLVPPPQASSKKVNKKRVRFAEPDEDDQVEDKGCVVRIKLVLSKQELKDMVQKGGISVNEVLSLVQGKGIVGGVDACRRDDEGFHGWKPALETIPE